In Leopardus geoffroyi isolate Oge1 chromosome D1, O.geoffroyi_Oge1_pat1.0, whole genome shotgun sequence, a single window of DNA contains:
- the LOC123602552 gene encoding olfactory receptor 2D3-like — translation MGEGNQTSVAEFILLGLSQDPKVQILLFCVFLTIYLLSVFGNLLIIILIQSDSRLHTPMYFFLKNLSFADLCFSTSIVPQMLVHFLVKRKTISFAGCSLQIIVFLLAGCTECALLAVMSYDRYVAVCKPLHYSTVMTQRVCVQLAIVSWISGAFVCSVDSAFTLCLPYQGQNIINHYFCEPPALLKLASADTYNAEMALFSMGVIILLAPLSLILVSYWHIISTVIQMQSEEGRLKVFSTCGSHLTVVVLYYGSGIFAYMRPNSKTMNEKDQVISVFYSVMTSMLNPIIYSLRNKDVKGALRRLVGR, via the coding sequence ATGGGAGAAGGAAACCAAACTTCTGTGGCTGAATTTATCTTGCTGGGACTTTCACAGGATCCAAAGGTCCAGATCCTGCTGTTCTGTGTTTTCCTTACCATTTACCTTCTCTCTGTGTTTGGAAACCTGCTTATAATAATCCTCATTCAAAGTGACTCTCGACTTCAcactcccatgtactttttcctcaaAAACCTGTCCTTTGCTGACCTCTGTTTCTCTACAAGCATTGTTCCTCAGATGTTGGTCCACTTCCTCgtaaaaaggaaaaccatttcCTTTGCTGGATGCTCACTGCAGATAATTGTCTTCCTTTTAGCAGGGTGTACAGAGTGTGCACTTCTGGCAGTGATGTcctatgaccgctatgtggcTGTCTGCAAGCCCCTGCATTATTCCACTGTCATGACGCAGAGGGTTTGTGTCCAGTTGGCCATAGTGTCTTGGATCAGTGGGGCATTTGTATGTTCAGTGGACAGTGCATTTACACTGTGTCTCCCCTACCAGGGACAGAATATaattaatcattatttttgtgAACCTCCTGCACTCCTGAAGCTGGCTTCAGCAGACACCTACAATGCTGAGATGGCTCTCTTTTCAATGGGTGTGATTATCCTCTTAGCACCTCTCTCCCTCATCCTTGTCTCCTACTGGCATATTATCTCAACAGTGATTCAGATGCAGTCAGAGGAGGGGAGGCTCAAGGTCTTTTCTACCTGTGGCTCTCATCTCACTGTTGTGGTTCTCTACTATGGCTCTGGAATATTTGCCTACATGAGACCCAATTCCAAGACAATGAATGAAAAGGATCAGGTCATCTCTGTGTTCTATTCAGTTATGACTTCCATGTTGAACCCCATAATTTATAGCCTGAGGAACAAGGACGTGAAGGGTGCTCTCAGGAGGCTGGTTGGAAGATAG
- the LOC123602553 gene encoding olfactory receptor 2AG2-like — protein MEYWNSTLGSGFILMGILKDSGSPELLCVIITVLYMLALTSNGLLLLVITVDSRLHVPMYFLLGQLSLMDLLFTSVVTPKALMDFLRSENTISFAGCALQMFLALMLGGAEDLLLAFMAYDRYVAICHPLNYMVFMRPRVCWLMVATAWILAYLNALGHTFYTMQYPFCKARNIRHLLCEIPPLLKLACADTSRYELLVYVTGVIFLLLPLSAIIASYALILFTVLHMPSNEGRQKALVTCSSHLTVVGMFYGAATFMYVLPSSLHSPKQDNIISVFYTVVTPALNPLIYSLRNKKVMGALRRVLGKYILPTHSTI, from the coding sequence ATGGAGTACTGGAACTCCACCCTGGGCAGTGGCTTTATATTGATGGGGATTCTGAAAGACAGTGGGTCTCCTGAACTGCTCTGTGTCATCATCACAGTCCTGTACATGTTGGCCCTGACCAGCAATGGCCTGCTGCTCTTGGTCATCACAGTGGATTCCCGGCTCCACGTGCCCATGTACTTCCTGCTCGGGCAGCTCTCACTCATGGACCTCCTCTTCACATCTGTTGTCACTCCCAAGGCCCTCATGGATTTTCTGCGCAGTGAAAACACCATCTCCTTTGCGGGCTGTGCCCTTCAGATGTTTCTGGCATTGATGCTGGGTGGTGCAGAGGACCTGCTACTGGCCTTCATGGCCTATGATAGATATGTGGCCATTTGTCATCCTCTGAACTACATGGTCTTCATGAGGCCAAGGGTCTGCTGGCTCATGGTGGCCACAGCATGGATACTGGCATACCTGAATGCTCTAGGACATACCTTCTATACCATGCAGTATCCCTTCTGCAAAGCCCGGAACATCAGGCACCTGCTTTGTGAGATTCCACCTTTGCTGAAGTTGGCCTGTGCAGATACCTCCAGATATGAACTCTTGGTGTATGTGACAGGGGTGATTTTCCTTTTGCTCCCTCTTTCTGCCATTATTGCCTCCTATGCACTAATCCTGTTTACTGTGCTTCACATGCCCTCAAATGAGGGGAGGCAGAAAGCCCTAGTCACCTGTTCTTCCCATCTGACTGTGGTTGGGATGTTCTATGGAGCTGCCACATTCATGTACGTCCTTCCCAGCTCCCTTCACAGCCCCAAGCAAGACAACATCATCTCTGTTTTCTACACAGTTGTCACTCCAGCCCTGAACCCCCTTATCTACAGCTTGAGGAATAAGAAAGTGATGGGGGCCTTGAGGAGGGTCCTAGGAAAATATATATTGCCAACCCACTCCACAATCTAA